The sequence GCCGACGCCTACGTCAGCGAGTACACCGAGGCCAAGGAACGCTGGGAGCGGATCGTCGACGCCTGCTTCGAGGCCGCCGACCCCGGTCTGCGCCCGACCCAGCCGCAGGTCGTCGGCGCCCTCGACGCGCTGGTGGACGAGACGGACATCATCGTCAACGCGGCCGGCTCGCTCCCCGGCGACCTGCACAGGCTGTGGCGGGCCCGGTCGGCGGACCAGTACCACCTGGAGTACGGCTACTCCTGCATGGGCTACGAGATCCCGGCCGCGCTCGGGGTGAAGCTCGCCGCGCCGGAGCGCAACGTATGGGCACTGGTCGGCGACGGCACGTATCTGATGCTGCCGACGGAGATCGTGACCGCCGTGCAGGAAGGCATCGCCGTCAAGCTCGTCCTGCTGCAGAACCACGGCTACGCCTCCATCGGCGGGCTGTCGGAGGCGGTGGGCGGCGAACGGTTCGGCACCGACTACCGCTTCCGGGGCCCGGACGGCGCCTACACCGGTGCCCCGCTGCCCGTCGACCTCGCGGCCAACGCGGCCAGCCTGGGCATGCGGGTGCTGCGCGCGGGGACCGTGGGCGAGCTGCGGACGGCGCTCGCCGAGGCGCGGGCCGCCGAGGTCCCCACATGTGTCTACGTGGAGACCGAAACGTCCGACACTGTGTCGGGCGCGCCGCCGGCCCAGGCCTGGTGGGATGTTCCCGTGGCCGCGACCGCGACCCGCCCGTCCGCGGTCACGGCACGCGAGCTGTACGAACGGCACGTCTCCACCCGACGCCGCCATCTGTGAGAAGGAGTCCCCGGACATGACGAAGATCGTCAACCACTGGATCGGCGGGAAGGCCGTCGACGGCGCGTCGGGTACGTACGGGCCGGTCACCGACCCGGCGACCGGCGCGGTGACCACGAAGGTCGCGTTCGCGTCGGCCGAGGAGGTGGACGCGGCGGTCGCCGCGGCCAAGGACGCCTTCGCCGCCTGGGGCCGGTCCTCGCTCGCCCAGCGCACCTCCATCCTGTTCCGGTTCCGGGCGCTGCTGGACGCCCACCGCGACGAGATCGCCGAGCTGATCACCGCCGAGCACGGCAAGGTGCACTCCGACGCGCTCGGCGAGGTCGCGCGCGGCCTGGAGATCGTGGACCTGGCCTGCGGGATCAGCGTGCAGCTGAAGGGCGAGCTGTCCACGCAGGTCGCCAGCCGGGTCGACGTGGCCTCGATCCGGCAGCCGCTCGGCGTCGTCGCGGGCATCACGCCGTTCAACTTCCCGGCGATGGTCCCGATGTGGATGTTCCCGATCGCCATCGCCTGCGGCAACACCTTCGTGCTGAAGCCCAGCGAGAAGGACCCGTCCGCCTCCGTCCGGATCGCCGAGCTGCTGTCCGAGGCCGGTCTGCCCGACGGCGTCTTCAACGTCGTCCACGGCGACAAGACGGCCGTCGACCGCCTCCTGGAGCACCCGGACGTCAAGGCCGTCTCCTTCGTCGGCTCCACCCCGATCGCCCGCCACATCCACGCCACCGCCTCCGCGAACGGCAAGCGGGTGCAGGCCCTCGGCGGCGCCAAGAACCACATGCTGGTGCTGCCGGACGCCGACCTGGACGCGGCGGCCGACGCGGCGGTGAGCGCGGCCTACGGCTCCGCCGGCGAGCGCTGCATGGCCATCTCGGCGGTCGTGGCGGTCGGCTCCATCGGCGACACGCTGGTGGAGAAGATCCGCGAGCGCGCCGAGAAGATCAAGATCGGTCCGGGCGGCGACCCGGCGTCCGAGATGGGCCCGCTGATCACCAAGGCGCACCGGGACAAGGTGGCCTCCTACGTCGCGGGTGCCGCCGCCGAGGGCTGCGAGGTCGTGCTCGACGGCACCGGATACACCGTCGAGGGCTTCGAGGACGGCCACTGGATCGGCATCTCGCTGCTGGACCGGGTCCCGACCAGCGCCAAGGCGTACCAGGACGAGATCTTCGGCCCGGTGCTGTGCGTGCTGCGCGCCGGCACCTACGAGGAGGGCGTGGCGCTGATCAACGCCTCGCCGTTCGGCAACGGCACCGCGGTCTTCACCCGGGACGGCGGCGCCGCCCGGCGCTTCCAGCTGGAGGTCGAGGCCGGCATGGTCGGCGTGAACGTGCCGATCCCGGTGCCGGTGGGCTACCACTCCTTCGGCGGCTGGAAGGACTCGCTCTTCGGCGACCACCACGTCTACGGCAACGACGGCACGCACTTCTACACCCGCGGCAAGGTCGTCACCACGCGCTGGCCCGACCCGGCCGACGCCCCGGCGGGCGTGGACCTGGGCTTCCCGCGAAACCACTGAGCCGGCCCGGTGCCCCGTCCCCGCGCGTCGCGGCGGGCGGGGCACCGGCGCGTCCGGATAGCGGACGCCTGACATTTTTTTGAAACGTCCGCTGCGGTTCCCGTGCAGTGCGGACGAAACGGGTGACGAAGGGGTTGCCGCAGTGACGCCTTTGAAAGCAAGGTCACAACCGGTCTGGGCTTGATGGATGCACCTGTAGGGCGTAACGGCCTAGGAAAGTGATGCCGTCCCCGGGAAACCGGAGCTGCGAATTCCGAAGGTAAACGGCCATTGACGTGGGGGTTTTCGTCAGGGTTCTATGCAGCGCCGGGAGCGGACGAGACCGAACATTCGACGATCCGCCGGAGGCGATAGCGCTCCCGAGCCCACCCTCACTCGCACCAGTCGATCGGAACCGCCGCATGACCGACACGCACCAGAAGACCGTGGCCGACGCCGCGACGGCCCCCGCACCCGGGCTGAAGCGCTCCATCGGCGTCGTGGGCGGCACGCTGCTGACGCTGTCGTGCGTCACGCCCGCCTCCACGCTCTTCGTCGTGGTTCCCGACCTGTTCGGCTCCCTCGGCACCGCCACCGCGCTGACCATCGCCATCGGCTCCCTGCTCTGTATCGCCGTGGCGTTCTGCTACTCCGAGCTGGGCACCCTCATCCCCAGCGCGGGCGGCGAGTACGCCATGGTGTCGACGATGGCCGGGCGGCTCGCGGGCTGGCTCGTCTTCGTGCTCTCCCTGCTGGTCGTCATGATCGTGCCGCCGGTGATCGCGATGGGCACCGCGGACTACCTCGCCCCGATCGTCCACCTCGACCCGTCCATGACCGGCGCCGGCGTGATGCTGCTCGCCACCCTCGCCGGCCTGCTCGACCTGCGCGCCAACGCCTGGATCACCGGCATCTTCCTGGTCCTGGAGGTCATCGCGGCCGGCGTCGTCGCCGTACTGGGCTTCTCGCACGGCCACCGCGGGATGGGCAGCCTGGTCTCGATGCAGGTGGCCGGCACCGACGGCCACACGGACACCGTGACGGCCATGCTGGTGGTCTCCGGACTCGCCATCGCCCTGTTCATCACCCAGGGCTTCTCCACCGCCGTCTACCTCTCCGAGGAACTGGAGAACCCGCGCCGCAACGTCGCCCGCACCGTCCTCGCCACGCTCGCCATCTCCACCGTGGTCATCCTGGTGCCGGTCGCCGCCATCACCCTCGGCGCCTCCGACCTCGGCGAACTGACCGGCGGCGACATCAGCTCCATGGTCACCGCCTGGTCCAACTCCGCGGTCGGCACCTTCGTCAGCCTCTGCGTGGCCCTCGCCATCGTCAACGCGGGCATCGTCATGGTCATCCAGAACTCCCGCGTGCTGTTCGCCTCCGCCCGCGACAAGGCCTGGCCCGGCCCGGTCAACACGGTCTTCTCCCGGCTCGGCCGCTTCGGCTCCCCGTGGGTGGCCACCCTCGCGGTCGGCGTCCCCGGCGCGGTGCTCTGCTTCGTCAACCTCGACACGCTGTACGGCGTCACCGGCGTCTCGGTGACCGGCATGTACCTGCTGGTCGCGGTCGCCGCGCTGCTCGCCCGCCGCGGCTCCCACCGGCACACCCCCGCCTGGCGGATGCCGCTGTGGCCCGCCGTGCCGGTCCTGCTCATCGCCGTCCTGGCCTACATCCTGACCCAGCAGGAGGCGGGCTACCTGCTGTGGACCGGCGGCATCACCGCCGTCGCCACCCTCTACTGGGCCCTGTACCTGCGGCCCCGCCGCGACACCCGCTGGCTCGTGTCCATCCCCGAGGACGCGCGGATCGCGGACCCGGCGGACACCCCGGCCACCATCCCGGCCCAGTCCGGCCCCGCGCAGCCGGCCCCGCTCACCGCACCGGTCACCGCGCCGGTCACCGGCGAGGCACAGGCCTGAGAAGCGCCCGAGGAGGCGGCTGCCGGAACCGGACGGGCCCCGGCCGCCGCACCGGCGCGTACCGCACCCGCGGTACGCGCCGGCACCGCCGTACCCCTCAGGGACGGCCCGCCCCTCCCCCCGGCGGCAGCAGCGCCCGCCGGCGCGGCCCCGTACCGTAGTCGCATGGATCTTCGACCTCGCGCACCGCGGACCCCGTGGCGCCGGCCGCGCCGGCTCGTGGCCGCCGTCGCCGCCGCCGTGGTCC comes from Streptomyces sp. SCL15-4 and encodes:
- the mmsA gene encoding CoA-acylating methylmalonate-semialdehyde dehydrogenase; the protein is MTKIVNHWIGGKAVDGASGTYGPVTDPATGAVTTKVAFASAEEVDAAVAAAKDAFAAWGRSSLAQRTSILFRFRALLDAHRDEIAELITAEHGKVHSDALGEVARGLEIVDLACGISVQLKGELSTQVASRVDVASIRQPLGVVAGITPFNFPAMVPMWMFPIAIACGNTFVLKPSEKDPSASVRIAELLSEAGLPDGVFNVVHGDKTAVDRLLEHPDVKAVSFVGSTPIARHIHATASANGKRVQALGGAKNHMLVLPDADLDAAADAAVSAAYGSAGERCMAISAVVAVGSIGDTLVEKIRERAEKIKIGPGGDPASEMGPLITKAHRDKVASYVAGAAAEGCEVVLDGTGYTVEGFEDGHWIGISLLDRVPTSAKAYQDEIFGPVLCVLRAGTYEEGVALINASPFGNGTAVFTRDGGAARRFQLEVEAGMVGVNVPIPVPVGYHSFGGWKDSLFGDHHVYGNDGTHFYTRGKVVTTRWPDPADAPAGVDLGFPRNH
- a CDS encoding APC family permease — its product is MTDTHQKTVADAATAPAPGLKRSIGVVGGTLLTLSCVTPASTLFVVVPDLFGSLGTATALTIAIGSLLCIAVAFCYSELGTLIPSAGGEYAMVSTMAGRLAGWLVFVLSLLVVMIVPPVIAMGTADYLAPIVHLDPSMTGAGVMLLATLAGLLDLRANAWITGIFLVLEVIAAGVVAVLGFSHGHRGMGSLVSMQVAGTDGHTDTVTAMLVVSGLAIALFITQGFSTAVYLSEELENPRRNVARTVLATLAISTVVILVPVAAITLGASDLGELTGGDISSMVTAWSNSAVGTFVSLCVALAIVNAGIVMVIQNSRVLFASARDKAWPGPVNTVFSRLGRFGSPWVATLAVGVPGAVLCFVNLDTLYGVTGVSVTGMYLLVAVAALLARRGSHRHTPAWRMPLWPAVPVLLIAVLAYILTQQEAGYLLWTGGITAVATLYWALYLRPRRDTRWLVSIPEDARIADPADTPATIPAQSGPAQPAPLTAPVTAPVTGEAQA